A DNA window from Blastocatellia bacterium contains the following coding sequences:
- a CDS encoding FG-GAP-like repeat-containing protein, whose protein sequence is MKSWRSARFSLVGLLILVVVAVVPVALTGSTGSDKSLSSGKRAIVPSRSITLHARHRGWPRLAFDDAADEDADAAAPPELLPRLAAERSSPLPLAESVTVTDPRSLARGDLNGDGVGDLLVLSTSDGHRHLTVRWGASHGKFAPGLSYEIPVADPVGEVVDDFSLDGIADVAVVGSQQGMLLVSDGVGGFTQALTFATGERIRAVTGGDLDGDGRPDLILVGEGPTRLVLLSESGASGFTSARTVPFAPVRQAARPHAVRTADLDADGYLDVIVATGGATAGVTIFFGSADGGVLPPLDLDVPATGQPVDLAVADFDFDRLRDIVLSTRTGDVLLLRQKRNRHFAVSTAVALGGRPTSLVTGQFDSDGYPDLALALPGENRVVVLLSDGQGGFSSPIVLDVESEPVTLLAARFNRDALDDLAIGKRSGRGLVLALTSASTITVTTTADVVADDGQVSLREAITIANENPGPDVIAFNLPASEAASGVFTITVNGSLGPLPALSSGGTTIDGTTQPGFAGRPIIVLNGRSAGLADGLKITSSLNVVAGLVINGFLGSGVKIIVDPPESGTATGNIVRGCYIGTDASGQTSVGNGLFGVLITRNRTQANTIGGTTPADRNVISGNGSNGIELDFPTFGNLILGNYIGTTADGSRPLPNGGAGIFISGARDNQIGGRDPGGGNVISGNTGSGVEIVGVSGNTVAGNFIGTDATGTRALGNGSDGVSINGDAHNNTVGGLSAGARNVISGNSANGVKIARSLSNEVIGNIIGTDHTGTAALPNGGSGILVTAGSQNNTIGGIDPSAANLIGGNTGDGVTLAGAAVSNIVAGNLIGTNDAQGTVRLGNSGNGVNIIGAQNNTILGNTIAYNTGAGVQVLSSDTVVSQGNRISCNSTFANGGLGIDLNGDGVTLNDAGDLDTGPNKLMNFPVVTEVSPVAGGVVLRGRLDGGNPAGARVEVFLADPDPSSFGEGKVCLAREVIPASDGTFAVTIAGFSADQKFTLTATDDSGNTSEFSRIAPPVDNEPPLVRVTAPNGGELVIAGTVVAITWVSSDNVGLQAHVLALSLDSGRTCSIPIARVGGDVQAFAWRVPEDLTSPSARVCVTAVDQFDNRATDISDGDFIIAREDREPPLVRVLSPNGGETIAAAGQFLIRWEASDNVGIASCDVLFSADGGASFNPIAERLASDVRSLLWNVPANLTTTRGRILVRCRDLAGNLGQDNSDADFSVDSREPTVSGVTVEDYNGPAVSFLARETITIRWTASDDIAIAFQRIELSRDGGQTFEPLRDMSGNIVGDNIAPEARSFRWTIPVGTRTNDGRFRVTVVDRTGKTGSALSARIFIISSPY, encoded by the coding sequence ATGAAGAGCTGGCGGTCTGCACGATTCTCACTGGTGGGGCTTCTCATCCTGGTTGTCGTCGCTGTGGTGCCAGTGGCCCTCACCGGATCCACCGGGAGCGACAAGTCCCTTTCATCGGGCAAGCGGGCGATCGTCCCCTCGCGTTCCATCACGCTTCACGCGCGTCATCGCGGCTGGCCGCGCCTGGCTTTTGATGATGCCGCCGATGAGGATGCTGACGCGGCAGCCCCTCCGGAGCTATTGCCCCGGCTGGCGGCGGAGCGTTCGAGCCCGCTCCCCCTGGCCGAGAGTGTAACGGTGACCGATCCCCGGTCGCTGGCTCGTGGAGACCTTAACGGGGATGGCGTCGGTGATTTGCTCGTCCTTTCCACCAGCGATGGTCACCGTCACCTCACCGTGCGATGGGGAGCGTCCCACGGGAAATTTGCGCCGGGACTGTCCTACGAGATTCCCGTGGCCGATCCGGTCGGTGAGGTGGTGGATGATTTCTCCCTCGATGGGATTGCCGATGTTGCGGTGGTGGGATCGCAGCAGGGGATGCTCCTAGTGAGTGATGGCGTCGGGGGATTCACTCAGGCCCTTACCTTCGCCACCGGGGAGAGAATTCGAGCTGTCACCGGTGGTGACCTCGACGGAGACGGTCGTCCCGATCTGATCCTCGTGGGAGAGGGACCGACTCGACTGGTTTTGCTCAGTGAGAGTGGAGCCAGTGGCTTCACCTCTGCCCGGACCGTACCCTTCGCTCCGGTGCGACAGGCCGCTCGGCCGCACGCTGTGCGCACGGCCGATCTTGACGCCGATGGATATCTCGATGTCATCGTTGCTACGGGTGGCGCCACAGCCGGTGTGACGATTTTCTTCGGCTCGGCCGATGGCGGCGTGCTTCCTCCGCTGGACCTCGATGTGCCCGCGACCGGCCAGCCGGTTGATCTGGCGGTGGCGGATTTTGATTTTGATCGGCTTCGAGATATCGTGCTCAGCACGCGGACAGGAGACGTGCTTCTCCTTCGGCAAAAAAGGAACCGCCATTTTGCGGTCTCGACAGCGGTGGCTCTGGGAGGAAGGCCGACTTCGCTCGTGACGGGACAGTTCGACAGCGATGGCTATCCCGATCTGGCGCTCGCCTTGCCTGGGGAAAATCGCGTTGTTGTGTTGCTCAGCGATGGGCAGGGGGGATTTTCGTCGCCCATCGTGCTCGATGTCGAGAGCGAGCCGGTCACGTTGCTCGCCGCCCGGTTCAATCGGGACGCGCTCGATGATCTCGCCATCGGCAAGCGGAGCGGTCGAGGTCTCGTCCTCGCGCTGACGTCCGCTTCGACCATTACCGTCACGACAACCGCTGACGTCGTCGCCGATGACGGCCAGGTATCACTCCGAGAAGCCATCACCATCGCCAATGAAAATCCCGGCCCGGACGTCATCGCTTTTAACCTTCCAGCGAGCGAAGCCGCCTCTGGTGTCTTCACCATCACGGTCAACGGTTCTCTCGGCCCCCTTCCTGCACTGAGCAGCGGAGGCACGACCATTGATGGGACAACGCAGCCGGGATTCGCTGGACGACCGATCATTGTCCTGAACGGACGAAGTGCAGGCCTGGCCGACGGACTCAAGATCACGTCGTCGCTGAATGTCGTTGCGGGGCTTGTCATCAATGGCTTCCTCGGCAGCGGCGTCAAGATCATCGTGGATCCTCCGGAATCGGGAACGGCCACGGGCAATATCGTCCGCGGATGCTACATCGGGACGGACGCCAGCGGACAGACGAGCGTCGGCAACGGGTTGTTCGGTGTCCTCATCACGCGCAATCGCACGCAGGCCAATACGATTGGCGGCACGACGCCAGCCGACCGTAACGTCATCTCCGGCAACGGCAGCAACGGGATCGAACTCGATTTCCCCACGTTTGGGAATCTCATCCTGGGCAACTACATCGGGACCACGGCCGATGGATCCCGGCCGCTTCCCAACGGAGGGGCGGGCATTTTCATCAGCGGCGCGCGCGACAACCAGATCGGCGGACGCGACCCCGGCGGGGGCAATGTTATCTCGGGCAATACCGGCAGCGGGGTCGAGATCGTGGGAGTGTCCGGTAATACCGTCGCCGGGAATTTCATCGGCACCGATGCCACGGGCACGCGGGCTCTCGGGAACGGATCCGACGGTGTCAGTATCAACGGCGATGCTCACAACAATACCGTTGGTGGGCTCTCCGCCGGAGCCCGGAACGTCATCTCGGGAAATTCGGCGAACGGAGTGAAGATCGCCCGGAGTCTGTCCAACGAAGTGATCGGCAACATCATCGGGACCGACCACACCGGCACAGCCGCCCTTCCCAATGGCGGCAGTGGAATCCTCGTCACCGCCGGTTCGCAAAATAACACCATTGGAGGAATTGATCCTTCGGCGGCGAACCTCATCGGCGGCAATACCGGCGATGGCGTCACGCTGGCGGGCGCAGCCGTGAGCAATATCGTCGCCGGGAACTTGATCGGGACCAACGACGCCCAAGGCACCGTCCGTCTCGGCAACTCGGGAAATGGCGTAAACATCATCGGGGCGCAGAACAATACCATACTGGGCAATACGATCGCCTATAACACGGGAGCGGGCGTGCAGGTCCTCAGCAGCGATACCGTCGTGAGTCAGGGCAATCGCATCTCCTGCAATTCCACTTTCGCCAACGGCGGTCTGGGCATTGACCTCAACGGCGATGGGGTGACGCTCAACGATGCCGGTGACCTGGATACCGGCCCGAACAAGCTGATGAATTTCCCCGTGGTGACCGAGGTGAGCCCGGTCGCCGGTGGGGTCGTGCTGCGCGGACGGCTCGATGGCGGCAATCCGGCGGGGGCGCGTGTCGAGGTTTTCCTTGCGGATCCCGACCCATCGTCCTTTGGCGAAGGGAAAGTTTGTCTGGCCCGCGAGGTCATCCCGGCCAGTGACGGCACGTTCGCGGTGACAATTGCCGGATTCTCAGCGGATCAGAAATTTACCCTGACGGCGACCGATGACAGCGGCAACACGTCAGAATTTTCCCGAATCGCTCCGCCGGTTGACAATGAGCCCCCGCTGGTGCGCGTCACGGCACCTAATGGCGGCGAACTGGTGATCGCCGGAACCGTGGTCGCCATCACGTGGGTCTCGTCCGACAATGTCGGCTTGCAAGCCCACGTTCTGGCGCTCTCGCTCGATAGTGGGCGCACCTGTTCGATCCCCATCGCCCGCGTGGGAGGTGATGTTCAGGCCTTCGCCTGGCGCGTTCCCGAAGATCTCACGTCGCCCTCGGCGCGCGTGTGCGTCACGGCTGTAGATCAGTTCGACAATCGAGCGACTGACATCAGTGATGGAGATTTCATCATCGCCCGCGAGGATCGGGAGCCGCCGCTCGTGCGCGTTCTCAGCCCCAATGGTGGCGAGACGATTGCCGCCGCCGGGCAGTTCCTCATTCGCTGGGAGGCCAGCGATAACGTCGGCATTGCGTCCTGCGATGTACTCTTCTCGGCGGATGGCGGAGCGAGCTTCAATCCCATTGCGGAACGGCTGGCGAGCGATGTCCGATCCCTGCTGTGGAATGTTCCGGCGAACCTGACGACGACGCGCGGGCGCATCCTCGTGCGCTGCCGCGATCTGGCGGGCAACCTCGGTCAAGACAATAGCGATGCCGACTTTTCCGTTGATAGCCGTGAGCCCACCGTCAGTGGCGTCACGGTGGAGGATTACAACGGTCCGGCAGTCTCCTTCCTGGCGCGAGAAACGATCACCATCCGCTGGACGGCATCGGATGACATCGCCATTGCCTTCCAGCGAATCGAACTCTCGCGCGATGGCGGCCAGACTTTCGAGCCCTTGCGCGATATGAGCGGCAATATCGTCGGCGATAACATTGCGCCCGAAGCCCGATCCTTCCGGTGGACGATCCCTGTGGGCACGCGAACCAATGATGGGCGCTTCCGCGTCACCGTCGTGGATCGGACCGGCAAGACGGGATCGGCGCTGTCGGCCCGCATCTTCATCATCAGCTCGCCGTACTAA
- the recF gene encoding DNA replication and repair protein RecF (All proteins in this family for which functions are known are DNA-binding proteins that assist the filamentation of RecA onto DNA for the initiation of recombination or recombinational repair.), with protein sequence MRITQLELSHFRNIQAERFTPGPGINFLIGDNAQGKTSLLEAIYVLARGHSFRSPRVSDVISYGETQTVVRAVVASNQRQKEVGVEITPRSRTFVVNGKRQPLGRYLGQLVVFLSSLERMEIIRGEPEHRRRFLDEGIVTIDPTYAATLDRYHRILKNKNRLLKMASESDEPHRYTDQIEVWNEQLVEVGTIVHEKRLRYVHELSCVLEGRLFGVEQITLRYVSSLEAHGDVRTHYRELFAERLRVRQQAEVAVGYALVGPHRDDLEIQFNGRDLRHYGSLGQQRSALIILDLAQMSVYNKAFDESAIFLIDDVDAELDHRRIERLLDRLEGQGQSFITTSKREVVGPPSACRRVFLLEAGHLRPEEASVTPSQLKNAPSA encoded by the coding sequence ATGCGCATTACGCAGCTCGAACTGAGTCACTTCCGCAATATCCAGGCCGAGCGATTCACTCCCGGACCGGGGATCAATTTTCTCATCGGTGACAATGCCCAGGGAAAGACGAGCCTCCTCGAAGCCATTTACGTGCTGGCGCGGGGACACTCCTTCCGCAGCCCGAGGGTGAGCGATGTCATCAGCTATGGAGAAACGCAAACCGTCGTCCGTGCCGTTGTCGCCAGCAATCAACGCCAGAAGGAGGTGGGCGTGGAGATTACCCCTCGCTCCCGGACGTTCGTCGTCAACGGCAAGCGCCAGCCGCTCGGTCGCTACCTTGGTCAGCTTGTCGTCTTCCTCTCCTCGCTCGAACGAATGGAGATCATCCGGGGCGAACCGGAGCACCGACGCCGATTCCTCGACGAAGGGATCGTGACGATTGATCCAACCTATGCGGCGACGCTCGACCGCTATCACCGCATTCTGAAAAACAAGAATCGTCTCCTGAAGATGGCATCCGAGAGCGATGAGCCCCATCGGTATACCGATCAGATTGAAGTGTGGAATGAGCAACTGGTTGAGGTCGGAACGATTGTTCACGAGAAACGACTGCGATACGTGCACGAGTTGAGTTGCGTCCTCGAAGGTCGCCTCTTTGGAGTGGAACAGATCACGCTTCGTTATGTCAGCTCGCTGGAGGCTCACGGGGATGTTCGGACCCACTACCGGGAGCTTTTCGCCGAGCGATTGCGGGTGCGCCAGCAAGCGGAAGTGGCCGTGGGATATGCGCTGGTGGGGCCCCATCGGGACGATCTGGAAATTCAATTTAATGGCCGGGATCTCAGACACTATGGGAGCCTCGGTCAACAGCGTAGTGCTCTGATAATTCTTGATTTAGCCCAGATGAGCGTCTATAATAAGGCGTTTGACGAAAGCGCTATTTTTCTCATTGACGATGTGGATGCCGAACTGGATCACCGGCGGATCGAGCGCCTGCTGGACCGGCTGGAGGGGCAGGGGCAAAGTTTCATCACTACCTCCAAACGGGAGGTGGTGGGACCGCCTTCTGCATGCCGACGGGTCTTTTTGCTTGAGGCAGGTCACCTGCGGCCGGAGGAAGCATCAGTGACCCCATCGCAACTGAAGAACGCGCCAAGTGCTTGA
- a CDS encoding DNA gyrase subunit B: MTEKETSVVAQESSAPADDGYTASSITMLEGREAVRKRPHMYIGPTNEQGLHHMVYEVVDNSIDEALAGFCDRVDVIIHVDNSITVIDNGRGIPVEKHPTDKKGRSAAEVVMTELHAGGKFDTNAYKVSGGVHGVGVSCVNFLSEWLRLEIWRDGGVYEQEYVRGVPTGPLKKTGVTKRRGTKITFKPDPEIFETTEFSFELLAQRLREKAFLNKGVFITLTDERTTPERRSEFHYQGGIAEFVRHLNKNKNVLHDDVISFETERDGVSIEVALQYNDTYSETVFSFANNINTVDGGTHLTGFRTALTRTLNQYAQTMGLMKDFKENLVGEDVREGLVAVISVKIPQPQFKGNEKRELLNPIAGLVQSFVSEQLGLYFERYPKVAKAILTKAIDAARAREAARKARDLTRRKSALDGGSGLPGKLADCQERDPAQCELFVVEGDSAGGSAKMGRDRRFQAILPLKGKILNVEKARFDKMLSHGEIRALITALGTGIGKDDFDISKLRYHRIIIMSVDGEEPVLVRNPEGQIRSEKVGDFIDRLFVTGDDPTAYEVLCFDPRTGAVRFKPIRSVIRHSHDTPLYEIETAYGRRVRVTGEHSVFVAGSDGKPQLKRGDQIGVGDLLVVPGWLPLPDQNDERLDIMKLLVEAESDVAHGLTARGPGIEEYYRKKVREAYARQWDMIEPGVDSAADENLLRTKRLGLGLSLGEVATAAGVRQPVTCSRWESGKSRPTRGSFVRYVTALPLEPEAIFSHDRAGESRLDHIWTAQYRGASRDRVTPSIDLAELSPQDLPLLGEDVWLTPRHHEHLRVPRYLPVNEALMMLLGFFLAEGSVSRRAGVRFAIGRRNEARLPELDAAVSDLFGIRPTFYRSSRRVGELRIANRVIEAFFRVLFGPGEIESGSKRIPDLVFNVRPELRLAFLRGYFLGDGTIGKDKIAFTTSSERLASDLAYLLLSLGVMASISRREPSGQTGGMAQGRLAPRPVYTVTISHRSDLARLESVWRDHPAAPTLRQHLRVESGAARGPEKVRKLEGDLLGLPVRAVRQVRPSRGWVYDFSVDGDETFICGTGGVCCHNTDADVDGSHIRTLLLTFFYRQMPELIERGHLYIAQPPLFKVKRGKTERYVRDEKEMTSYLMRKAAEEIKLLCGKREIEGRELARWLEKLVEFNGYREKLDRRLHDRRLVEIVLDALVGKRGVLTPGMSLHRLFESENSLYRIAKVLDEAGYETELVQDEEHGLYGLAITTLGGGRVYLDWELATRMEFQKAVGLYRELAEVIAPPVKIIENGTPLTVSSRDELLERVLTIAKKDVTIQRYKGLGEMNPEQLWETTMDPERRTIVQVRIEDAVETDEIFTILMGDAVEPRRKFIEEHALDVRNLDI; this comes from the coding sequence ATGACAGAGAAGGAAACGTCCGTTGTCGCTCAGGAGAGCAGTGCGCCGGCCGATGATGGGTATACGGCCAGCTCGATCACCATGCTCGAAGGACGCGAGGCCGTGCGCAAGCGTCCTCACATGTACATCGGGCCGACCAACGAGCAAGGATTGCACCACATGGTCTATGAGGTCGTTGACAACTCGATTGACGAGGCGTTGGCCGGCTTTTGTGACCGCGTGGATGTCATCATTCACGTGGACAATTCGATCACGGTGATTGACAACGGACGGGGAATTCCGGTGGAAAAGCATCCGACGGATAAGAAGGGTCGTTCGGCTGCTGAAGTCGTTATGACCGAGCTGCACGCCGGAGGCAAGTTCGATACCAACGCCTATAAGGTATCCGGCGGCGTGCACGGCGTCGGCGTCAGTTGCGTCAATTTTCTTTCCGAGTGGCTGCGATTGGAGATTTGGCGCGATGGGGGCGTTTACGAGCAAGAATATGTCCGGGGAGTGCCCACCGGCCCGCTCAAGAAAACCGGTGTGACGAAACGGCGGGGAACCAAGATCACCTTCAAACCGGATCCGGAAATCTTCGAGACGACCGAATTCAGCTTTGAGCTGCTGGCCCAGCGCCTGCGCGAGAAAGCGTTTCTCAACAAGGGCGTCTTCATCACTCTGACCGATGAGCGCACGACCCCCGAGAGGAGAAGCGAATTTCACTATCAGGGGGGAATCGCCGAATTCGTGCGCCATTTGAATAAGAACAAGAACGTGCTTCATGACGACGTCATCTCATTCGAGACCGAGCGTGATGGTGTATCCATTGAAGTGGCGCTCCAGTATAACGACACCTATTCGGAGACGGTTTTCTCCTTCGCCAACAACATCAACACCGTGGATGGCGGGACGCATCTGACGGGTTTTCGCACGGCTCTGACGCGCACGCTCAATCAATACGCCCAGACGATGGGCTTGATGAAAGATTTCAAAGAGAATCTCGTTGGTGAAGATGTGCGAGAAGGTCTGGTGGCGGTCATCAGCGTGAAGATCCCCCAGCCGCAGTTCAAAGGGAATGAGAAGCGCGAGCTGCTCAATCCGATTGCCGGGCTCGTGCAGTCGTTTGTCTCCGAGCAACTGGGGCTTTATTTTGAGCGATATCCCAAGGTAGCGAAGGCGATTTTGACCAAAGCGATAGATGCCGCTCGGGCCCGCGAAGCGGCGCGCAAAGCCCGCGACCTGACCCGTCGCAAAAGCGCGCTCGATGGAGGGAGCGGCCTGCCGGGGAAACTCGCCGATTGCCAGGAACGTGATCCGGCTCAGTGCGAGTTGTTCGTCGTTGAGGGAGACAGCGCCGGGGGCTCGGCCAAGATGGGACGCGACCGTCGCTTCCAGGCCATCCTTCCCCTCAAAGGAAAAATCCTCAACGTGGAGAAAGCCCGCTTCGACAAGATGCTCAGTCATGGGGAGATTCGCGCCCTCATCACGGCTTTGGGTACAGGTATTGGGAAAGATGATTTCGACATCTCCAAGCTCCGTTACCATCGAATCATCATCATGAGTGTGGATGGCGAGGAACCGGTCCTCGTGCGAAACCCCGAAGGCCAGATCCGTTCTGAAAAGGTCGGGGACTTCATTGATCGGCTCTTCGTCACTGGTGATGATCCCACGGCGTATGAAGTCCTCTGCTTCGACCCGAGGACAGGGGCCGTCCGGTTTAAGCCGATCCGATCCGTCATTCGCCATAGCCACGACACGCCTCTTTACGAAATCGAGACCGCCTACGGGCGGCGCGTTCGAGTCACCGGCGAACATAGCGTATTCGTCGCAGGAAGCGATGGAAAACCCCAACTCAAGCGGGGGGACCAGATCGGGGTGGGCGACCTGCTTGTCGTACCGGGATGGCTGCCCTTACCCGACCAGAACGATGAGCGACTCGACATCATGAAGCTCCTGGTCGAAGCCGAAAGTGATGTCGCGCATGGGCTCACGGCGCGTGGGCCGGGTATTGAGGAGTACTACCGGAAGAAGGTTCGCGAGGCTTATGCCCGGCAGTGGGATATGATCGAGCCTGGGGTTGACAGTGCAGCGGATGAGAATTTGCTCCGGACCAAGCGCCTCGGATTGGGGCTGAGCCTCGGCGAGGTGGCGACCGCTGCCGGCGTGCGCCAACCGGTAACGTGTTCCCGGTGGGAGAGTGGGAAGTCACGGCCAACGCGAGGCTCCTTTGTGCGGTATGTCACGGCGTTGCCCCTTGAGCCAGAGGCGATCTTCTCCCACGATCGGGCGGGTGAGAGCCGGCTGGATCACATCTGGACGGCTCAGTATCGGGGCGCGTCGAGGGATCGAGTCACGCCCTCCATTGACCTGGCGGAGTTAAGCCCGCAAGACCTTCCGTTGCTTGGAGAGGACGTCTGGTTGACGCCTCGACATCACGAGCATCTGCGAGTCCCGCGTTATCTCCCCGTGAACGAGGCCCTGATGATGCTTCTGGGATTCTTCCTGGCTGAAGGTTCGGTGAGCCGGCGTGCGGGCGTGCGGTTTGCCATTGGCCGGCGCAATGAGGCCCGTCTGCCGGAACTTGACGCCGCCGTGAGTGATCTATTTGGGATCAGGCCGACCTTTTACCGATCCTCCCGTCGGGTGGGCGAGCTTCGCATCGCCAATCGAGTGATTGAGGCTTTCTTCCGGGTTCTGTTTGGTCCCGGAGAGATTGAGTCGGGGTCGAAGCGGATTCCTGACCTTGTCTTTAATGTCCGACCTGAGCTTCGTCTTGCGTTCCTGCGCGGTTATTTCCTCGGTGACGGGACGATTGGAAAGGATAAGATTGCGTTCACGACCTCCTCAGAGCGGCTCGCCAGCGACCTCGCTTACCTGCTGCTGTCGCTTGGCGTGATGGCATCAATTTCGCGGCGGGAGCCATCGGGTCAAACGGGCGGGATGGCCCAGGGCCGACTGGCGCCACGCCCGGTTTATACCGTGACGATCAGTCACCGATCCGATCTGGCCCGGTTGGAATCGGTCTGGAGGGATCACCCGGCCGCCCCCACCCTGAGACAGCATTTGCGGGTCGAATCAGGCGCAGCCCGAGGGCCGGAGAAGGTGAGAAAACTGGAGGGCGATCTGCTGGGTTTGCCGGTGCGGGCCGTGCGCCAGGTCAGGCCGAGTCGCGGATGGGTCTACGATTTCTCCGTTGACGGGGATGAGACATTCATCTGCGGCACGGGTGGCGTTTGCTGTCACAATACCGACGCCGATGTTGATGGAAGTCACATCCGCACGTTGCTTCTGACATTCTTTTACCGGCAGATGCCGGAGCTGATCGAACGCGGACATCTTTACATCGCTCAGCCTCCTCTGTTCAAAGTGAAGCGCGGAAAAACGGAACGGTACGTCCGAGATGAAAAGGAAATGACCAGTTACCTTATGCGCAAAGCCGCCGAGGAAATTAAGCTCCTCTGCGGCAAGCGAGAGATCGAAGGCCGCGAACTGGCCCGCTGGTTGGAGAAGTTGGTCGAGTTCAACGGCTATCGAGAGAAGCTCGATCGCCGGTTGCACGACCGTCGGCTGGTAGAGATCGTCCTGGACGCCCTGGTGGGGAAGCGGGGCGTGTTGACGCCGGGAATGAGCCTTCATCGGTTGTTTGAGTCGGAGAACTCACTCTACCGGATCGCGAAGGTGCTGGATGAAGCCGGATACGAGACCGAGCTTGTGCAGGATGAAGAGCACGGACTGTATGGACTCGCCATCACCACCCTGGGCGGTGGTCGCGTCTACCTGGATTGGGAACTGGCGACGCGGATGGAGTTTCAAAAGGCCGTGGGACTTTACCGCGAACTGGCCGAAGTGATTGCGCCGCCGGTGAAAATCATCGAAAACGGCACGCCGCTCACCGTCTCGTCGCGGGACGAGCTTCTGGAGCGGGTCCTCACTATCGCCAAAAAGGATGTGACGATTCAACGCTATAAGGGCCTGGGCGAGATGAATCCGGAACAGTTGTGGGAGACGACGATGGACCCCGAGCGGCGCACCATTGTTCAGGTTCGCATCGAGGACGCCGTCGAAACCGACGAGATTTTCACCATTCTCATGGGTGACGCCGTGGAGCCTCGGCGCAAGTTCATCGAGGAGCACGCCCTCGACGTGCGAAATCTCGACATCTGA